The proteins below come from a single Miscanthus floridulus cultivar M001 chromosome 1, ASM1932011v1, whole genome shotgun sequence genomic window:
- the LOC136481404 gene encoding mannan endo-1,4-beta-mannosidase 3-like has product MHRSEFEPAMAKAKPRPAAAILLLLIFLAAAAAAGAGSDAETTGGGGGMVGVHGTRFVVGGGERDGRPIYFSGFNAYWLMLVASDPARRGKVVAAFRQAADHGLNLARTWAFSDGGDTPLQAAPGVYDEAMFQGLDFVVAEAWRHGIYLLLCLTNNFHDFGGKRQYVQWARDAGHRLATDDDFFNSTVVKDYYKNHVKTVLTRVNTLTGVAYKDDPTILGWELMNEPRCDAEPTGAMVQAWVEEMAPYVKSIDGGHLVTAGLEGFYGAGAHESKDLNPWGIYYGTNFVETHRARGVDFATIHLYPDVWLWGSAAHTQLAFLRNWTRSHARDTELYLGKPLLVTEYGKFLWEGIAGANRTQRDYFLRLVLDSIYASAARGGPLVGGAFWQLLDGGMDTLRDGYEIILPEDQLAATIIGNHSSQLAQLSLITSEDVEKQAALRRRRRSAHRKIHVGSVGGPSGSDSYYTQTQQLLHILLVRFISLFTSISSLFSSI; this is encoded by the exons ATGCACCGGAGCGAGTTCGAGCCAGCAATGGCGAAGGCGAAGCCACGGCCGGCGGCGGCCATCCTTCTCCTGCTCATCTtcctggccgccgccgcggctgctGGTGCTGGCTCGGACGCCGAGAcgacgggcggcggcggcggcatggtggGCGTTCACGGCACGCGGTTCGTGGTCGGCGGAGGCGAACGCGACGGCAGGCCCATCTACTTCAGCGGGTTCAACGCCTACTGGCTGATGCTGGTGGCGTCGGACCCGGCGCGGAGGGGCAAGGTGGTGGCGGCGTTCCGCCAGGCGGCCGACCACGGGCTCAACCTCGCGCGGACCTGGGCGTTCAGCGACGGCGGCGACACGCCGCTGCAGGCGGCGCCGGGCGTCTACGACGAGGCCATGTTCCAG GGGCTGGacttcgtggtcgccgaagccTGGCGGCACGGCATCTACCTCCTCCTCTGCCTCACAAACAACTTCCACGACTTCGGCGGCAAGCGGCAGTACGTGCAGTGGGCCAGGGACGCCGGCCACcgcctcgccaccgacgacgaCTTCTTCAACAGCACCGTCGTCAAGGACTACTACAAGAACCACGTCAAG ACGGTGCTGACGCGCGTGAACACCCTCACCGGCGTGGCGTACAAGGACGACCCCACCATCCTCGGCTGGGAGCTCATGAACGAGCCCCGCTGCGACGCCGAGCCTACCGGCGCCATGGTCCAG GCGTGGGTGGAGGAGATGGCGCCGTACGTGAAGTCCATCGACGGCGGGCACCTGGTGACGGCGGGGCTGGAGGGCTTCTACGGCGCCGGCGCGCACGAGAGCAAGGACCTCAACCCGTGGGGCATCTACTACGGGACCAACTTCGTGGAGACGCACCGCGCGCGGGGCGTCGACTTCGCCACCATCCACCTCTACCCGGACGTCTGGCTCTGGGGCTCCGCCGCCCACACGCAGCTCGCCTTCCTCCGCAACTGGACGCGCTCCCACGCCCGGGACACGGAGCTGTACCTGGGCAAGCCGCTGCTCGTCACCGAGTACGGCAAGTTCCTCTGGGAGGGCATCGCCGGCGCCAACCGCACCCAGCGGGACTACTTCCTGCGCCTCGTGCTCGACTCCATCTACGCCTCCGCCGCACGCGGCGGACCGCTCGTCGGAGGCGCGTTCTGGCAGCTGCTCGACGGCGGCATGGACACGCTCAGGGACGGATACGAGATCATACTCCCCGAGGACCAACTCGCCGCCACCATCATCGGTAACCACTCCAGCCAGCTGGCCCAGCTCAGCCTCATCACCAGCGAGGACGTCGAGAAACAGGCGGCActtcgccggaggaggaggagcgcgcaTAGGAAGATACACGTAGGCAGCGTGGGTGGTCCCAGTGGTAGTGATAGTTATTATACACAAACTCAACAGTTGTTGCACATACTCTTGGTTCGTTTCATCTCTTTGTTCACATCGATTTCTTCATTGTTCAGTAGTATATAG